One window from the genome of Sulfodiicoccus acidiphilus encodes:
- a CDS encoding S-methyl-5-thioribose-1-phosphate isomerase, whose product MVTLEEAKRAFIPKLRPLRWDRERHVLTILDQTLLPFEVYWVEAKDPSQIAEAIKSMRVRGAPAIGIAAAYGMVTALNSPTNDIKESLNALAKAKLQLDAARPTAVNLSWATSRMLSKANRLVHEGEAKKVDELKELLEEEANRVYEEELEAELKIGIYGFEKLNDGDVVLTQCNAGGLATGTGLGTALAPVKLARALGVNVSVVAPETRPWLQGSRLTAYELMTDGVPVTLISDTAVGLVLYKKMVNSVMVGADRILADGHVFNKVGTFKEAVIAHELGVPFYALAPTSTLDLRSSVEEVKIEERSPDEVRTVRGVPVAPEGVKVYNPVFDVTPPKYVTAIITEAGIIYPPFEKNVRKIANM is encoded by the coding sequence ATGGTTACACTAGAGGAGGCGAAGAGGGCCTTTATACCCAAACTGAGGCCGCTGAGGTGGGACCGGGAAAGACACGTCCTAACCATCCTAGATCAGACGTTACTCCCCTTCGAAGTCTATTGGGTTGAAGCTAAGGATCCCTCGCAGATCGCTGAGGCCATAAAGTCGATGAGAGTAAGAGGTGCACCAGCTATAGGCATAGCGGCAGCCTATGGCATGGTAACTGCGCTCAATAGTCCCACTAACGACATCAAAGAGTCATTGAATGCCCTAGCTAAAGCAAAGCTCCAGCTAGACGCAGCGAGGCCCACGGCGGTCAACCTCTCTTGGGCTACCAGTAGGATGTTAAGCAAGGCCAACAGGCTCGTACACGAAGGTGAGGCCAAGAAGGTGGATGAGCTAAAGGAACTCCTAGAGGAAGAGGCAAACAGAGTATACGAGGAGGAGTTGGAGGCCGAGCTAAAGATAGGGATCTATGGGTTCGAGAAGCTCAACGACGGAGACGTGGTCCTCACCCAGTGCAACGCTGGAGGATTGGCCACAGGTACGGGGCTAGGAACCGCCCTCGCTCCAGTGAAACTGGCTCGCGCCCTAGGGGTGAATGTCTCCGTTGTTGCACCCGAGACGAGGCCTTGGCTTCAGGGGAGCAGGCTTACAGCATACGAACTCATGACGGACGGAGTACCCGTGACGTTGATCAGTGACACAGCCGTAGGCTTGGTGTTGTACAAGAAAATGGTGAACAGCGTCATGGTCGGAGCCGACAGGATACTGGCAGACGGTCACGTGTTCAACAAGGTGGGTACCTTCAAGGAAGCGGTAATAGCCCACGAGCTAGGAGTTCCATTTTACGCGTTAGCCCCAACTTCGACTCTTGACCTGCGAAGTTCAGTAGAGGAAGTGAAAATTGAGGAGAGGAGTCCAGACGAGGTGAGAACAGTTAGAGGGGTTCCAGTGGCACCTGAGGGAGTGAAGGTCTACAACCCGGTATTCGACGTGACG
- a CDS encoding aldo/keto reductase, translated as MIPFCMGHGIAYMPYFSTAVGILRGRFFKDGKTLVGPNDPGRIIPTSNFYAYKIYVEPPKNGEIVRRTMEVAKKRGVTSTQVALAWLFHRGVTSPIIRD; from the coding sequence ATGATACCTTTCTGCATGGGCCACGGCATAGCCTATATGCCCTACTTCTCCACCGCAGTTGGCATATTGAGGGGGAGGTTCTTTAAGGACGGGAAAACCCTCGTGGGACCAAATGACCCTGGACGCATTATCCCCACCTCCAACTTCTACGCGTACAAGATTTACGTGGAGCCTCCAAAGAACGGGGAAATCGTCAGGAGAACCATGGAGGTAGCTAAGAAAAGAGGAGTAACGTCAACTCAAGTGGCCCTAGCCTGGCTCTTTCACAGAGGGGTGACCTCCCCTATAATTAGGGACTAG
- a CDS encoding ATP-binding protein yields MLNLRAVTEEYVGGLQFVNEIPREIKLNISSPDITVVAGPRRVGKTFLMLREVRALMGSGERVAYLSLDDPLFRGIDARRLAELVRSEYPEGRVYLFLDEVQDWKDWDFKLRWLHDVKDFKLVVSGSSSSLLSSEIPSRLRGRQFTKVVLPISIRELVPSAGGDFRERGVFNNILREYLVWGGFPEPWIYRSREKLIDVVETVFYRDLVERNRIRDTEQFRAVFDFLLSNYSNQMTWNSVRNMLKGIGVDVDVKTVMNYVDYMRKAFLVFPVRRYDYSERRRAVSPKKLYLVDLGIASLYENHSSARSQGNLGRKLENLIFLELIRRSWEVDYYLLKDGREVDFVARKEGKKLLVEVTLNTDTEHVDKVRRAMLETGIREAHIVSLEGETKILGDGMKEVQLLDWISGSGLQDR; encoded by the coding sequence GTGCTTAACCTGAGGGCGGTCACTGAGGAATACGTAGGTGGACTTCAGTTCGTCAACGAGATCCCGAGGGAAATCAAGTTAAACATCTCCTCTCCAGACATCACTGTGGTAGCTGGACCTAGGAGGGTAGGAAAGACTTTCCTAATGTTGAGGGAAGTCAGGGCACTCATGGGTTCTGGTGAGAGAGTGGCCTATCTCTCCTTGGACGATCCACTATTCAGGGGAATAGATGCCCGTAGGCTCGCTGAGCTGGTCCGATCCGAGTACCCCGAAGGTAGGGTTTACCTATTCTTGGATGAAGTTCAGGATTGGAAGGATTGGGACTTCAAACTTCGTTGGCTCCACGACGTGAAGGACTTTAAGTTAGTAGTGTCTGGGTCATCCTCTTCTCTACTCTCTTCCGAGATACCAAGTAGACTAAGAGGGAGACAGTTCACAAAGGTTGTTCTCCCAATCTCCATAAGGGAGTTGGTACCTTCAGCGGGTGGGGACTTCAGAGAGAGAGGTGTATTCAACAACATCCTCAGGGAGTATCTTGTGTGGGGTGGTTTTCCAGAACCCTGGATCTATCGCTCCAGAGAGAAGTTAATTGACGTTGTGGAGACGGTGTTCTACAGGGACCTGGTGGAGAGGAATAGGATAAGGGACACAGAGCAATTCAGGGCAGTATTTGACTTCCTCCTGTCCAACTACTCTAACCAGATGACATGGAACTCCGTGAGGAACATGTTGAAGGGGATTGGAGTTGACGTAGACGTTAAGACCGTCATGAACTACGTAGATTACATGAGGAAGGCGTTCCTCGTTTTTCCAGTGAGGAGGTATGATTACTCAGAGAGAAGGAGAGCGGTTTCGCCCAAGAAGCTATACCTCGTCGATTTGGGAATAGCTTCGCTTTACGAGAATCACTCTTCAGCTCGGTCTCAAGGTAACTTAGGAAGGAAGTTAGAGAACTTAATTTTCCTCGAGTTAATCAGGAGGTCTTGGGAGGTTGACTATTACCTCCTGAAGGATGGGAGAGAAGTGGATTTCGTAGCAAGGAAAGAAGGAAAAAAGTTGTTGGTAGAAGTTACCCTGAATACTGATACAGAACATGTGGATAAGGTAAGGAGAGCGATGCTAGAGACTGGCATAAGAGAGGCCCACATTGTTTCATTGGAGGGAGAGACCAAAATCCTGGGTGATGGAATGAAAGAGGTCCAACTTCTGGACTGGATATCGGGATCTGGTCTTCAGGATCGGTAG
- the glcS gene encoding glucose ABC transporter substrate-binding protein GlcS produces the protein MRRKAISRTATWAIVAVVVIVAILGGVFGYLVSTPHVTTPTTPTTVTTNTSSQVVFYTWWATTGKVALDHLIPAFERAYPSYTVIKSLVPGAGGTNAKYAILALIEAGKPPALFQSLVGANMLSYVEVAPQGISDFVNLTSLAEHEGLLESSVLPVMEAAAYNGTMLNLPVSVHSGFVLYYNLKLLREYGLPIPENLSELTYDTMQLVEHGVTPWMVPGADGGYDQEQLWFAIFLSLGGPRLMDQLLYGTLSLQNSTVQKVFNETNELFLNYTSYNYPGWQSMTWTQGITAVDQGKAAFEVDVDSATNYLYDFLNVTTYPPEQPYLSWSNVTMVAQPFPGTQSYFPIVSDAVAVPVSSHEAAALTFVKYWTSYSGQQVWTKWKAVTYYRNGSDWYNTPQQYYMYQRLLNTSPNDFVIDPLSLFADVDAQLYSGLLTLQQAGPAALAVWASTFNSSVHEEYQEWQAAAKLGLGFLGFPGHPFGGYYPPWVNARDPSSTWGGDLVLGAGGLTLGAIEVVGPKH, from the coding sequence GTGAGGAGAAAGGCGATATCCAGGACAGCCACCTGGGCCATAGTGGCCGTCGTAGTGATAGTAGCCATATTAGGCGGAGTGTTCGGCTACCTGGTCAGTACACCTCACGTCACTACCCCCACGACGCCCACCACGGTCACAACTAACACCTCCTCCCAGGTGGTGTTCTATACCTGGTGGGCCACCACCGGTAAGGTAGCGCTGGATCATCTCATACCAGCCTTCGAACGGGCTTATCCTTCCTACACAGTGATCAAGTCGCTAGTCCCTGGTGCTGGAGGAACCAACGCCAAGTACGCTATACTTGCCCTCATAGAGGCGGGAAAGCCTCCGGCGCTTTTCCAGAGCCTCGTGGGTGCGAACATGTTAAGTTACGTCGAGGTGGCCCCCCAGGGGATATCAGACTTCGTGAACCTGACCTCCTTGGCCGAGCACGAGGGGCTCCTGGAGAGCTCAGTCCTACCGGTCATGGAGGCTGCCGCCTACAACGGAACCATGCTCAATTTACCGGTCAGCGTCCACAGCGGTTTCGTACTTTACTACAACTTGAAGCTGCTGAGGGAGTACGGCTTACCCATCCCTGAGAACTTAAGTGAGCTCACTTACGACACCATGCAGCTTGTGGAGCACGGTGTCACTCCCTGGATGGTTCCTGGAGCCGACGGCGGATACGACCAGGAGCAGTTGTGGTTCGCTATATTCCTCAGCCTAGGTGGGCCGAGGCTCATGGATCAGCTACTTTACGGTACTCTGTCCCTCCAGAACTCCACAGTGCAGAAAGTGTTCAACGAGACGAACGAGCTCTTCCTCAACTACACCTCCTACAACTATCCCGGGTGGCAGTCCATGACTTGGACGCAGGGGATCACCGCCGTGGACCAGGGAAAGGCCGCCTTCGAGGTTGACGTGGACTCAGCCACCAACTATCTGTACGACTTCCTCAACGTGACTACCTATCCCCCAGAGCAGCCTTACCTTAGCTGGAGCAACGTAACTATGGTGGCTCAACCCTTCCCAGGGACTCAGAGTTACTTCCCGATAGTCTCAGACGCCGTTGCAGTGCCTGTAAGTTCCCACGAGGCCGCCGCCCTCACCTTCGTGAAGTACTGGACCTCCTACTCCGGACAGCAGGTGTGGACCAAGTGGAAGGCTGTCACTTACTACAGGAACGGCAGCGACTGGTACAACACTCCGCAACAGTACTACATGTACCAAAGGCTCTTGAACACTTCTCCCAACGACTTCGTAATAGACCCCCTTTCACTCTTCGCAGACGTTGACGCCCAGCTCTATTCTGGACTGCTCACGCTGCAGCAGGCTGGGCCAGCAGCATTGGCAGTCTGGGCCTCTACCTTCAACTCTTCCGTGCACGAAGAGTACCAGGAGTGGCAGGCGGCTGCTAAGCTTGGCCTCGGATTCCTGGGATTTCCAGGACACCCGTTCGGCGGATACTACCCACCGTGGGTTAACGCAAGAGACCCGAGCAGCACGTGGGGAGGTGACTTGGTCCTGGGGGCAGGCGGCCTTACGCTGGGGGCGATTGAAGTAGTCGGACCTAAACATTGA
- a CDS encoding M1 family metallopeptidase: MEVKRYDIYMDVDFKGLSYAGRVKAEMVADRLELNVVDLSVRSVKVDGKQVKFTYDGKLIRADVPVTDEVEVEFAAKVPDVLMGFYRASQGEYQMLSTQFEAIGARRMFPCVDHPGYKASFRLSVKVDSDLDVISNMPPEKVEEQGEKKVVHFAETPRMSTYLLYLGIGKFDYVQDKLGQLPIAVVTPPGQGTRGKYALEVAKGAVSFYENYFGIPYQLPKLHLITVPEFAAGAMENWGAITFRETALLVDDGSSEETRRRVAEVIAHELAHQWFGDLVTMKWWEDLWLNESFATFMAYKAVSSMHPEWNMWWEFVLSETAGAMRRDSLKETHPIHVPIAKEEEIEQIFDDISYGKGASVLRMIEAFMGEEDFRKGVSLYLKRYSYGNATAEMLWEALQEASGKPIVKVMGTWVSKAGHPVVKADLQGSRVKLAQRKFRFLDPEEDQWPIPLTYVADGMEGSILVEGKEHVLELGKEVGKFKLNRGQTGFYRSDYSDWDKALQASKDALDRWGVASDAFARLMSGNWTLREYLGFVSKFKEETEYLPAWEVSSQFSLLHSVLGESVKEVMVEFHRRQLQLWEGRGDSNARLYRGILARRLAVVDDSYGTKVAALAESYWSVEPEMRQAVLNGLALHSTRPFGRLLQLYREAKTDEERTRILTAMLTTDKQVDLALALGFLLSGEVKRQDAGRLVQVAAVNPWGRDVTWEWLRANFPALRRLYHATGILGRIMSGSLPYLGLGRVEEVERWATSLNVPEASVGIRVGLELLKVYQRLL, translated from the coding sequence ATGGAGGTCAAAAGGTACGACATTTACATGGACGTAGACTTCAAGGGCCTCTCCTACGCGGGGAGGGTGAAGGCCGAGATGGTAGCTGATAGGCTGGAACTGAACGTGGTTGACCTCTCGGTCAGGTCGGTTAAGGTCGACGGTAAGCAGGTCAAGTTCACCTACGACGGTAAGCTGATCAGGGCAGACGTACCGGTCACCGACGAGGTGGAGGTCGAGTTCGCGGCGAAGGTGCCAGACGTTCTCATGGGCTTCTACAGGGCCTCTCAGGGCGAGTACCAGATGCTGTCCACCCAGTTCGAGGCCATAGGGGCGAGGCGCATGTTCCCCTGCGTGGATCACCCAGGCTACAAAGCCTCTTTCAGGCTCTCTGTCAAGGTCGACTCCGACCTGGACGTTATATCAAACATGCCTCCAGAGAAGGTGGAGGAACAGGGGGAAAAGAAGGTCGTCCACTTCGCCGAGACGCCTAGGATGTCCACCTATCTGTTGTACCTCGGTATAGGGAAGTTCGACTACGTCCAGGACAAGCTCGGACAATTGCCCATTGCTGTAGTAACGCCACCTGGACAGGGGACGAGGGGGAAGTACGCCTTGGAGGTGGCCAAGGGTGCAGTATCCTTCTACGAGAACTACTTCGGCATACCATATCAGCTCCCGAAGCTCCACCTCATCACAGTTCCGGAGTTCGCAGCGGGCGCCATGGAGAACTGGGGAGCCATCACCTTCAGGGAGACTGCACTCCTCGTGGACGACGGGTCGAGTGAGGAAACTCGAAGGAGGGTAGCTGAGGTCATAGCACACGAGCTGGCCCACCAGTGGTTCGGGGACCTAGTTACAATGAAGTGGTGGGAGGACCTCTGGCTCAACGAGAGCTTCGCAACGTTCATGGCATACAAGGCCGTCAGCTCAATGCACCCCGAGTGGAACATGTGGTGGGAGTTCGTGCTGAGCGAGACCGCTGGCGCCATGAGGAGGGATTCCCTCAAGGAGACGCACCCCATACACGTCCCTATAGCCAAAGAGGAGGAAATAGAGCAGATATTCGACGACATAAGCTACGGTAAGGGAGCGAGCGTCCTCAGGATGATAGAGGCCTTCATGGGAGAGGAGGACTTCCGAAAGGGAGTCTCCCTCTACCTGAAGAGATACAGTTATGGCAACGCAACCGCGGAGATGCTGTGGGAGGCACTACAGGAGGCGTCTGGAAAGCCAATAGTGAAGGTAATGGGGACGTGGGTAAGCAAGGCAGGACATCCGGTCGTGAAGGCCGACCTTCAAGGCAGTAGGGTGAAGCTAGCTCAGAGGAAGTTCAGGTTCTTGGACCCGGAGGAGGATCAATGGCCCATTCCACTCACTTACGTCGCTGATGGGATGGAGGGTTCGATCCTCGTAGAGGGGAAGGAACATGTGTTGGAACTCGGGAAGGAGGTCGGCAAGTTCAAGCTCAACAGGGGGCAGACTGGCTTCTATCGTTCAGACTACTCCGACTGGGACAAGGCACTTCAGGCTTCTAAGGACGCGTTGGATAGGTGGGGCGTGGCGTCGGATGCCTTCGCCAGGCTCATGTCGGGGAACTGGACGCTTCGGGAATACCTCGGTTTCGTCTCCAAGTTCAAGGAGGAGACCGAGTACCTGCCAGCGTGGGAGGTCTCCTCCCAGTTTTCCCTCCTCCACTCGGTTCTAGGTGAGTCTGTGAAGGAAGTGATGGTGGAGTTCCACAGGAGACAGCTCCAGTTGTGGGAGGGTAGGGGGGATTCCAACGCCAGGCTCTACAGGGGCATCCTGGCCAGGAGGCTGGCAGTGGTGGACGACTCCTACGGAACGAAGGTGGCCGCGTTGGCGGAGAGTTATTGGTCTGTGGAGCCTGAGATGAGGCAGGCCGTCCTCAATGGCCTGGCCCTTCATTCCACCAGGCCGTTCGGGAGATTGCTCCAACTCTACAGAGAGGCTAAGACGGACGAGGAGAGAACTAGAATATTGACGGCTATGCTGACCACCGACAAGCAGGTGGACCTCGCCTTAGCTCTGGGCTTCCTCCTGTCAGGTGAGGTAAAGAGACAGGACGCGGGGAGGCTCGTCCAAGTCGCTGCCGTCAATCCGTGGGGAAGAGACGTCACGTGGGAGTGGCTCAGAGCTAACTTCCCGGCCCTACGGAGACTCTACCACGCCACTGGAATACTTGGGAGGATAATGTCTGGTTCCTTGCCTTACCTTGGCCTCGGGAGGGTCGAGGAAGTGGAGAGGTGGGCCACCTCCCTGAACGTCCCAGAGGCCTCTGTAGGGATAAGGGTGGGGCTGGAGTTGCTCAAGGTGTACCAGAGGCTGCTATGA
- a CDS encoding MarR family transcriptional regulator: MQSSDGLDRVLNFWRSVDEKIDLSKSEVQWKIVLAMMSKSQCTTAELAKEIRENKKATIDAVRKLIKKGLVVKVKFDVYALSEAGKQLTEEIRKFGSSVLPTLTVEDTEEYLNNPTHFYYFSEILKASIVNGGEVPVSRLALELGVSRNTVRTYLELFSTKYKFFKKVTKRTLTGKVRQTYVVSDAGLKYGNRIPGMFKTKNNLLMKFMLRITASTRFETSVLKLMAFFTATAPLLIFFRGDALVHKVEAIAWLYSMIFFSLLSVSAYFISRT, from the coding sequence ATGCAATCCAGCGACGGACTCGACAGGGTGTTGAACTTCTGGAGGAGTGTGGACGAAAAGATCGACCTGTCGAAGTCCGAGGTGCAATGGAAGATCGTCCTGGCCATGATGTCGAAGAGCCAGTGCACCACCGCGGAGTTGGCGAAGGAGATAAGGGAGAACAAGAAGGCGACCATAGACGCAGTGAGGAAACTGATCAAGAAGGGGCTGGTGGTGAAGGTCAAGTTCGACGTCTACGCCCTCTCGGAAGCTGGAAAACAGCTCACAGAGGAGATAAGGAAGTTCGGCTCCTCAGTACTTCCTACGTTGACGGTGGAGGACACTGAGGAGTATCTGAACAACCCCACGCACTTCTACTACTTCAGCGAGATCCTGAAGGCGTCTATCGTAAACGGTGGTGAAGTACCTGTGTCCAGGTTGGCGCTCGAACTTGGGGTCTCTAGGAACACGGTGAGGACTTACCTCGAGTTGTTCTCGACTAAGTACAAGTTCTTTAAGAAGGTCACGAAGAGGACACTGACAGGGAAAGTGAGGCAAACCTACGTGGTGTCTGACGCCGGCCTGAAGTACGGTAACAGGATACCAGGGATGTTTAAGACGAAGAACAACCTCCTCATGAAGTTCATGTTGAGGATCACTGCAAGTACAAGGTTCGAGACGTCGGTCCTCAAACTCATGGCCTTCTTCACGGCCACAGCGCCACTGCTCATATTCTTCAGGGGGGACGCGTTGGTGCACAAGGTGGAAGCGATAGCTTGGCTCTACTCCATGATATTCTTCTCACTCTTGAGCGTCTCGGCTTACTTCATTTCCAGAACCTAA
- a CDS encoding archaellin/type IV pilin N-terminal domain-containing protein gives MRRRGLAGLDTAIILIAFIITASVLAYVAVNMGLFVTQKAKSTITKGEETASTALTLSGSVLYAVNYPTDTNSYWLYFPVSPSSGVSSVELSPATTAISFTASSSGIELSNIYVFSLMSYVSNYYVTQTVSNQSQGGQTYYYFTSPYAALVALSEIISNKQNTTPVPVNISTTKPTTTTDVNTFSFEYQRTTYYVTVYRTFAFTFPIAGFSLAGSDVAPAGSTIGVMVLFGPHAGSQVFQYQTVTVQITPNIGSPLTVSEYIYQPEGNVTIIG, from the coding sequence ATGAGGCGGAGGGGTCTAGCAGGCCTCGACACGGCTATCATATTGATAGCCTTTATTATAACCGCCTCTGTCCTGGCGTACGTCGCTGTGAACATGGGTCTGTTCGTGACCCAGAAGGCCAAGAGCACTATTACTAAAGGGGAGGAGACCGCCTCTACAGCACTCACCCTCAGTGGATCCGTCCTCTACGCCGTTAACTACCCCACTGACACAAACAGTTACTGGCTATACTTCCCTGTGTCGCCCAGCTCTGGAGTCTCTAGTGTGGAGCTCTCTCCTGCCACCACTGCCATAAGCTTCACTGCGTCAAGCAGTGGTATAGAACTATCCAACATATACGTGTTCTCGTTAATGAGCTACGTAAGTAACTACTACGTGACACAGACGGTTTCGAACCAGTCACAGGGAGGGCAGACCTACTACTATTTCACCAGTCCCTATGCTGCATTGGTGGCCCTCTCTGAGATAATTTCAAACAAGCAAAACACTACTCCTGTCCCGGTTAATATCTCGACCACCAAACCAACTACAACTACTGACGTTAATACGTTCTCATTCGAATATCAAAGAACCACGTACTACGTTACTGTATACCGTACCTTCGCATTCACCTTCCCTATAGCAGGATTCTCCCTAGCGGGTAGCGACGTAGCTCCAGCAGGCTCCACCATAGGGGTCATGGTGCTGTTCGGACCACACGCCGGTTCTCAGGTCTTCCAGTACCAAACAGTAACGGTTCAGATAACTCCAAACATAGGGTCTCCGCTGACAGTGAGCGAGTACATCTACCAGCCCGAAGGTAACGTAACTATAATAGGATAA
- a CDS encoding flagellar biosynthesis protein FlaG, with protein MASEIISESIMVIATVVLVGLLAGALFYTVSTMSTTMSSFTVLQAQRLVTDLQVVYATNTSSTQVVVYLQNVGEATVFDLGSSQLYFGPQGQLQPIGYNGAAPSWTTSASTLSPGQTVQLTITLSSPLSQNQYYTVMFVTSTGYQTSYTFQVT; from the coding sequence ATGGCCAGTGAGATCATTTCCGAGTCAATAATGGTGATCGCCACCGTCGTGCTCGTGGGATTGCTCGCGGGGGCGCTCTTCTACACGGTCTCCACCATGAGCACTACGATGTCCTCCTTCACTGTCCTACAGGCCCAACGCTTGGTCACGGACCTTCAGGTGGTCTACGCCACTAACACGTCATCCACTCAAGTCGTGGTTTACCTGCAGAACGTGGGGGAGGCCACGGTTTTCGACTTGGGTTCTTCTCAGCTCTACTTCGGCCCTCAGGGGCAACTTCAGCCCATCGGTTACAACGGCGCCGCCCCGTCGTGGACCACCAGCGCCTCCACTCTCTCCCCGGGACAGACCGTCCAACTCACCATCACTCTCTCGTCTCCCCTCTCCCAGAACCAATATTACACTGTGATGTTCGTCACTTCCACAGGTTATCAGACCTCCTACACCTTTCAGGTGACGTGA
- a CDS encoding flagellar protein F, whose protein sequence is MGFSQVIGLSLIAFVVLSVAVIYGATALRDQQLYSQAQQERQGLYEEQLSTQLQVRSVALSGTSLRVVVSDNGSTTLYQYSHFSVVLQYYGNVSGVPVMSIAYYSYVRGEASPYQWNATSILEPDGVTTITLELPYPPYPGEPAVLTVDSNYGPGAVWRGTL, encoded by the coding sequence TTGGGGTTCTCTCAGGTGATAGGGCTCTCCCTAATTGCGTTCGTCGTGTTATCCGTCGCAGTGATATACGGTGCTACAGCCCTCAGGGACCAACAGCTCTATTCCCAGGCACAGCAGGAGAGGCAGGGACTCTACGAGGAACAGCTCTCCACCCAACTTCAGGTCCGTTCCGTCGCGTTGTCGGGCACCTCCCTGAGGGTGGTGGTCTCTGACAACGGGTCCACGACGCTTTACCAGTACTCCCACTTCTCTGTCGTCCTTCAGTACTACGGGAACGTGAGCGGGGTTCCCGTCATGTCCATTGCGTACTACAGCTACGTGAGGGGGGAGGCCTCCCCTTACCAATGGAACGCCACTTCCATCCTAGAGCCGGACGGTGTAACTACGATCACGCTGGAGCTACCGTATCCTCCCTATCCAGGTGAGCCTGCTGTCCTCACCGTGGACTCAAACTACGGCCCAGGAGCTGTGTGGAGGGGAACGCTTTGA
- a CDS encoding ATPase domain-containing protein, giving the protein MEGNALIVGTGNEDLDRRLGGVPFPSLVMMEGDHGTGKSVMAAQFALGFLSAGKTGHVITTEHLTLDYLRKMREVKVDLTRYFLRGKLRIVPINTGRFTWNSSVTRTMLRLLTDYVSSVTTDFVVVDSFTVLGTFVEERDLMDFLRQCRIFVGSGKLVLLTVHPKVFREDLLSRLKSEVDVYYTLSSTTIGGRRVKVMEKVKTVGGLTGVDALSFDVDPSLGIKIVPLSLSRA; this is encoded by the coding sequence GTGGAGGGGAACGCTTTGATAGTCGGCACTGGAAACGAGGACTTGGACCGTAGGTTAGGGGGAGTACCCTTCCCTTCCCTGGTCATGATGGAGGGGGATCACGGGACCGGGAAGAGCGTCATGGCGGCTCAGTTCGCACTTGGTTTCCTCTCCGCTGGGAAGACGGGCCACGTGATCACCACCGAACACCTCACGCTGGATTACCTTAGGAAGATGAGGGAAGTCAAGGTTGACCTGACCAGGTACTTCCTGAGGGGAAAGCTCCGAATAGTACCCATAAACACCGGCAGGTTCACTTGGAACTCCTCCGTCACGAGGACGATGTTGAGACTTCTCACGGACTACGTGAGCTCGGTGACGACGGACTTCGTCGTAGTCGACAGTTTCACAGTGTTGGGGACATTCGTGGAAGAGAGGGACCTCATGGACTTCCTCAGGCAATGCAGGATATTCGTGGGTAGCGGGAAGTTAGTTCTCCTCACCGTCCACCCGAAGGTGTTCAGGGAGGACCTCCTCAGCAGGTTGAAGAGCGAGGTCGACGTATACTACACCCTCTCGTCCACCACCATAGGGGGAAGGAGGGTCAAGGTGATGGAGAAGGTCAAGACTGTGGGAGGACTGACGGGAGTCGACGCACTTTCGTTCGACGTCGACCCCTCCTTAGGGATAAAGATTGTTCCCCTCTCGTTATCGAGGGCGTGA